In Chitinophaga sp. HK235, a single window of DNA contains:
- a CDS encoding response regulator transcription factor, translating to MRLLIIEDEKPLTKSIHSYLLQSNFLCDAAYSFPEGKDKLDTCSYDCIVLDISLPGGSGLELLQHMKRRNVSSGVIIISARNSLDDKITGLEMGGDDYLTKPFHLAELTARINSIIRRKSFEGNNIISFDKLTVNILDKTVKIGSEEIHLTKKEYKLLLYFISNRNRIVTKEAIADHLWEDYATLGYSFDFIYSHIKNLRKKLMDKGCPDYIKALYGMGYKFVEENLTA from the coding sequence ATGAGATTACTAATTATTGAGGACGAAAAACCACTTACCAAAAGCATCCATAGTTATCTGTTGCAAAGCAATTTTTTATGTGATGCTGCCTACAGTTTTCCCGAAGGAAAAGACAAGCTGGACACCTGTTCCTATGATTGTATCGTTTTAGATATCTCCCTGCCGGGAGGCAGCGGTCTGGAGCTTCTGCAGCACATGAAGCGACGTAATGTCTCATCCGGCGTGATCATCATCTCTGCCAGAAATTCGCTGGATGATAAAATAACCGGACTGGAAATGGGTGGAGATGATTACCTCACCAAACCCTTTCACCTCGCAGAACTGACCGCCCGCATCAACTCCATCATCCGAAGAAAAAGCTTTGAAGGCAACAACATCATCTCCTTCGACAAACTAACTGTTAACATCCTCGACAAAACAGTAAAAATCGGTTCTGAAGAAATTCATCTCACCAAAAAGGAATACAAGCTGCTGTTATATTTTATCAGTAACCGAAATCGTATTGTCACCAAAGAAGCCATCGCAGACCATCTGTGGGAAGACTATGCCACACTGGGATACAGCTTCGACTTCATCTATTCCCACATTAAAAACCTCCGGAAAAAACTCATGGACAAAGGCTGTCCGGACTATATCAAAGCACTCTATGGCATGGGATACAAGTTTGTGGAAGAAAACCTGACAGCATGA
- a CDS encoding pirin family protein: MAQHILHKNESRGHDHFEWLDSKKTFSFADYYNPKRMNFGALRVLNDDIVAAGKGFGSHPHDNMEIISLPLEGALRHEDTAGNKKVVAAGQVQVMSTGSGLFHSEYNNSDTEPAKFLQIWVYPETLNTTPKYTQITLPRAQENKLYAFIKPGEETDTATIRQDTWFSIGTFDKDTQFTYQTHKNGNGVYAFVIAGNFLIAGKELSARDGLGIWDTTEIAVQSLTEKAELLLMEVPMEF, translated from the coding sequence ATGGCACAACATATTTTGCATAAGAACGAAAGTCGCGGTCATGACCATTTTGAATGGCTCGATAGCAAAAAGACCTTCAGTTTCGCGGATTATTACAATCCCAAGCGAATGAACTTCGGCGCCTTGCGGGTATTGAATGATGATATAGTGGCAGCAGGGAAAGGATTTGGATCACATCCGCATGATAATATGGAGATCATCAGCCTTCCACTGGAAGGTGCACTGCGGCACGAAGATACCGCCGGTAATAAAAAGGTGGTTGCTGCCGGACAGGTACAGGTCATGAGCACTGGTAGTGGCTTGTTTCACAGTGAGTATAACAACAGTGATACGGAGCCTGCGAAGTTTTTACAGATATGGGTATACCCGGAAACGCTGAATACTACACCAAAATATACACAGATCACTTTGCCCCGGGCACAGGAAAACAAACTGTATGCGTTTATAAAACCAGGCGAGGAAACAGATACAGCCACCATCCGCCAGGATACCTGGTTTAGTATCGGAACCTTTGATAAGGATACACAGTTCACTTATCAGACGCATAAAAATGGTAACGGCGTGTATGCTTTTGTGATCGCTGGCAACTTCCTCATAGCGGGTAAAGAGCTTTCAGCGCGGGATGGGCTGGGCATTTGGGACACTACGGAGATAGCTGTTCAATCGCTGACAGAGAAGGCTGAATTGTTACTCATGGAAGTACCCATGGAATTTTAA
- a CDS encoding DUF2314 domain-containing protein, with protein MEEKHIFYTEGDDPAMLGAFKKAQETFKYCWRELSWESRRIVPALDFACVKVAFSEETDIPGKPIVEYMWVNEISFDGETVRGVLINEPDRLQNVKNGDYIEAPLSRICDWLLATEGRSYGGFTVQLLRAGMSLEERQQHDEAWDLDFGDYNDILIVRGQKEHPDNLTEHPMSVNMKDSFISFLQQHPNEITQQDDAGYTLLHKETIAGNKTIVEALLEAGADKNAKTLHGKTALDFARQLNWEHIIPLLSH; from the coding sequence ATGGAAGAAAAGCACATTTTTTATACAGAAGGCGATGACCCTGCCATGCTCGGGGCTTTTAAAAAAGCTCAGGAAACCTTTAAATACTGCTGGCGGGAGCTATCCTGGGAGTCCCGCAGGATTGTGCCTGCACTGGACTTCGCTTGCGTTAAAGTAGCCTTTTCGGAAGAAACAGATATTCCCGGCAAACCCATCGTTGAATATATGTGGGTAAACGAGATCAGTTTTGACGGAGAGACTGTCCGCGGTGTATTGATCAACGAACCAGACAGATTACAAAACGTAAAGAACGGTGATTATATAGAAGCCCCGTTATCCCGCATCTGCGACTGGCTGCTGGCCACCGAAGGCAGAAGTTATGGAGGTTTTACCGTTCAACTGCTGCGCGCCGGGATGAGCCTTGAAGAACGGCAGCAACATGATGAAGCATGGGATCTCGATTTTGGCGATTATAACGATATACTGATCGTACGCGGTCAAAAAGAACACCCCGACAACCTGACAGAACATCCCATGAGCGTGAATATGAAAGACAGCTTCATCAGCTTTCTGCAGCAGCACCCCAATGAGATCACCCAGCAGGATGATGCCGGATACACCCTCCTGCATAAAGAAACCATCGCCGGCAACAAAACAATAGTAGAAGCACTGCTGGAAGCCGGTGCCGATAAAAATGCAAAGACCCTCCATGGGAAAACAGCCCTGGACTTTGCCCGGCAGCTGAACTGGGAACATATCATTCCATTGCTCAGCCACTGA
- a CDS encoding class I SAM-dependent DNA methyltransferase, which yields MNKAISKIVNALYYHYYSRGGDRTSFFDFTLSLTAWKILSDYQARITTDNSDHNNIPYIPEQYRFSFVMQQTIEKTQQSKITETIEKLEQLLPPSMKGLLALEHKENNHFTIHDWSSFRQLWLDLADQLDNVALQERAGCITSALDILITGPELIRTPKELGSMMAALLNPAENTTVLDPFCRTGDLLEAVQKQTQNTAIISGITESSFLRKWSAVRLLSDLREDVNIYPTTLTESPFEHLKFDFIITNPPFGISEQLFGRVNRHFKREWTSLLEQASRSDMSLAIQVLNSLSPNGKAAIILPAVFLSGMGVFNEFRKLIIEKNILDAVINLPPGIFPRSGVTTAILLFNKNRHHDKVFLFNAATDSISSSGSLRSVQLNSETTNKFISQFLSQDFTQNPHAVVISTQEITAQKYELRYSAYRDLPYEQILEDGKSVNQLLEESRDLEEQLKQARRRIASLLKKH from the coding sequence ATGAACAAAGCGATATCAAAAATAGTCAATGCGCTATATTATCACTATTACAGTCGCGGAGGTGACAGGACGTCTTTTTTTGATTTTACCCTATCTCTTACCGCCTGGAAAATCCTTTCTGATTATCAAGCAAGGATTACTACCGATAATAGTGATCATAATAATATCCCGTATATACCAGAGCAATATCGTTTTTCTTTTGTCATGCAGCAGACTATTGAAAAAACGCAGCAAAGTAAAATAACTGAAACTATTGAAAAGCTGGAACAGTTGCTTCCTCCATCCATGAAAGGGCTACTAGCCCTCGAGCACAAGGAAAACAATCATTTTACTATACATGATTGGTCCTCCTTCCGCCAGCTCTGGCTGGACCTCGCAGATCAGCTGGACAATGTAGCTTTACAGGAAAGAGCAGGCTGTATTACTTCTGCACTTGATATATTAATAACAGGTCCCGAATTAATAAGAACTCCAAAGGAATTAGGGTCAATGATGGCTGCATTACTGAACCCTGCTGAAAATACAACCGTGTTAGATCCTTTTTGCAGGACCGGAGACTTGCTGGAAGCAGTCCAAAAACAGACCCAAAATACAGCCATTATTTCAGGCATTACTGAATCCTCGTTTCTCCGTAAGTGGTCTGCAGTACGGCTCCTTTCCGATCTGCGTGAGGATGTAAATATCTATCCGACTACACTCACAGAGAGCCCTTTCGAGCATTTAAAATTTGACTTCATCATTACTAACCCCCCGTTTGGTATATCTGAACAACTCTTCGGCCGTGTAAACAGACATTTTAAAAGAGAATGGACATCCCTTCTGGAACAAGCAAGCAGGAGTGACATGTCGTTAGCCATCCAGGTACTGAATAGTTTATCGCCAAATGGGAAGGCCGCCATCATCCTTCCGGCCGTATTTTTATCCGGCATGGGGGTATTCAATGAATTCCGGAAACTTATCATTGAAAAAAATATTTTAGATGCAGTAATAAATCTTCCACCTGGCATATTCCCACGTAGCGGTGTAACCACAGCCATTCTTCTGTTCAATAAAAACAGGCACCATGATAAAGTATTTCTCTTTAATGCCGCAACAGATAGCATTAGCAGCTCCGGCTCCCTAAGGTCAGTACAGCTGAATTCAGAGACTACCAATAAATTTATCAGCCAGTTTCTTTCTCAGGATTTTACCCAAAATCCGCATGCAGTAGTCATCAGTACACAGGAAATTACTGCCCAAAAATATGAGCTTCGGTATTCGGCTTACAGAGATCTTCCATACGAGCAGATATTAGAAGACGGAAAATCTGTGAACCAGCTACTGGAGGAATCCCGTGATCTGGAAGAACAACTGAAACAAGCGCGGCGACGCATAGCTTCATTATTAAAGAAACATTAA
- a CDS encoding ring-cleaving dioxygenase, whose amino-acid sequence MKEQILGLHHITAIAGDAQRNYDFYTKVLGLRMVKKTVNFDDPGTYHFYYGDENGTPGTILTFFPWEGIGQGSNGTGMATEIAYAVPDGSLDFWKDRFTRFNVSFTEAQERFGETLLPFTDPDGLNLSLLVPQTADSRKGWETADVKQDVATKGFHSTTLSLKRIDPTAKILTDIFGYRLLSQEGNRYRFITDAVENAAVIDLLELPNGDRGHNAAGTNHHVAFRVANNEIQMKYREKVHAKGLQITPQIDRDYFFSLYFREPGGVLFEIATDNPGFTVDEPLAELGRNLKLPKQYEPMRTDIEKVLPPLH is encoded by the coding sequence ATGAAAGAACAGATATTAGGCCTGCACCACATTACTGCTATTGCAGGCGATGCACAACGTAATTATGATTTTTATACCAAAGTATTAGGTCTGAGAATGGTGAAGAAGACCGTCAACTTTGATGATCCCGGTACCTATCACTTTTATTATGGTGATGAAAATGGTACACCGGGTACCATCCTCACTTTCTTCCCCTGGGAAGGAATCGGACAAGGCAGCAATGGCACAGGGATGGCTACAGAAATAGCCTACGCTGTACCGGACGGAAGCCTCGATTTCTGGAAAGACCGTTTTACCCGTTTTAATGTTTCTTTCACTGAAGCACAGGAAAGATTTGGAGAGACATTATTGCCCTTTACTGACCCTGACGGATTAAACCTCTCATTGCTGGTACCTCAGACAGCCGATAGCCGGAAAGGATGGGAGACAGCAGATGTAAAACAGGATGTGGCTACTAAAGGATTTCACAGCACTACCTTGTCTTTAAAAAGAATAGATCCTACCGCCAAAATACTGACAGATATATTCGGTTACCGTTTATTATCACAGGAAGGCAACCGGTATCGTTTTATTACCGACGCCGTTGAAAACGCCGCTGTGATTGATCTGCTGGAATTACCGAACGGAGACCGTGGTCATAATGCTGCAGGAACCAACCACCATGTGGCTTTCAGGGTAGCCAACAATGAGATACAAATGAAATACCGGGAAAAAGTGCATGCCAAAGGATTACAGATTACACCACAGATCGACAGAGACTACTTCTTCTCTTTGTATTTCAGAGAACCAGGAGGCGTGCTTTTTGAAATAGCAACAGACAACCCAGGTTTTACTGTAGATGAACCACTGGCAGAACTAGGCCGCAACCTGAAATTGCCCAAACAGTATGAGCCGATGAGGACCGATATTGAAAAAGTGTTGCCTCCATTACACTAA
- a CDS encoding Crp/Fnr family transcriptional regulator translates to MFEQIDKFADQCITLTPQERELFHSLLKFRRVRKRTYLLQEGEICDFEAYIVKGCIRTYYLSDDGTETILSFAIEDWWVSDLYSFTEQKPSNMFIETIEDCELLIIDHKSKNELYQKIPKFETLFRLLVQRSLFALQRRFHSLVSQTAEQRYLAFVEKYPQIVQRVPQNQIARYLGVSPEFLSKVRSGIQKKK, encoded by the coding sequence ATGTTTGAACAGATTGACAAATTTGCAGATCAGTGTATTACCCTCACACCACAGGAAAGGGAGTTGTTTCATTCACTGCTGAAGTTCAGGCGGGTGAGAAAACGTACTTATCTGTTACAGGAAGGAGAGATATGCGACTTTGAAGCATATATCGTGAAAGGGTGCATCCGTACTTATTATTTAAGCGATGATGGCACGGAAACGATTTTGTCCTTTGCTATAGAAGACTGGTGGGTGAGCGATCTGTACAGCTTTACGGAGCAGAAGCCCTCCAATATGTTTATTGAAACTATTGAAGACTGTGAGCTGCTGATCATTGACCACAAAAGTAAAAATGAACTTTACCAGAAGATACCCAAATTTGAAACACTGTTCCGCCTGTTAGTGCAACGATCACTTTTTGCTTTACAGCGGCGCTTTCACAGCCTTGTTTCCCAGACGGCGGAACAGCGTTACCTTGCATTTGTTGAAAAGTACCCGCAGATTGTACAGCGGGTACCTCAAAACCAGATTGCCCGGTATCTGGGCGTATCACCAGAATTTTTAAGTAAGGTGAGAAGTGGTATTCAGAAGAAGAAATAA
- a CDS encoding HAMP domain-containing sensor histidine kinase, which produces MKLIVHYNRHNFFFLTLLFVLSGIASYVLTKSVLLNELDESLEDTMDKVNSYIQTHHTLPPSTTYDNLLISAEPANSPVNKPYLLNASEPISVKGKKHIGRTLVFSVSLDHQRYRIIISKPLEGIKHITKTVVLITMTMILLLIVILAVVNRYFVSRLWRPFYSTLNSLKNFRLNNHQSVEFKKSNIDEFSIMNEHLQLVTTNASKEYHLLKEFTENASHEFQTPLAIIRSKLDVLIQQDNFTETQIELLAEAYSAVTRLSGLSQSLLLLTKIENNQFSNQQDIALHETIQRKASQFEEIWEDSEISYSLQVCHAYIKMNADLLEILLNNIFSNATRHNKPGGNIAISLDTKVVSISNTGTDTALDREKVFSRFYKNTVNNENNGLGLSIVRQICISSQISPSYEYRDGMHHFSFNW; this is translated from the coding sequence ATGAAGCTGATCGTACATTACAACCGTCACAATTTTTTCTTCCTGACTTTACTGTTTGTTCTTTCAGGTATTGCCAGTTATGTTTTAACCAAAAGCGTGCTGCTCAATGAACTGGACGAAAGCCTGGAAGACACGATGGACAAGGTCAACAGCTATATACAAACCCATCACACATTACCACCATCCACCACCTACGACAATCTGTTGATTTCTGCAGAACCCGCCAACAGCCCCGTGAACAAGCCTTACCTGCTCAACGCCAGTGAACCGATCAGCGTGAAAGGCAAAAAACACATAGGCCGCACCCTGGTTTTTTCTGTCAGCCTCGATCATCAGCGTTACAGGATCATCATCAGTAAGCCGCTTGAAGGAATAAAACATATCACAAAGACCGTCGTATTGATCACCATGACAATGATCCTGTTGTTGATAGTGATCCTGGCCGTTGTTAACCGCTATTTTGTTTCCAGGCTATGGCGGCCCTTTTACAGCACCCTGAACAGCCTGAAAAATTTCAGGCTGAACAACCATCAATCTGTGGAGTTCAAAAAAAGTAATATTGATGAATTCAGTATTATGAATGAACACCTGCAGCTGGTAACCACTAATGCCAGTAAAGAATACCACTTACTGAAAGAATTCACGGAGAATGCTTCCCACGAATTCCAGACTCCGCTGGCTATCATTCGCTCCAAACTCGATGTACTGATACAACAGGACAACTTCACAGAAACGCAGATAGAACTGCTGGCAGAAGCCTACAGTGCCGTCACCAGGCTGTCCGGATTAAGTCAGTCGTTGTTGCTGCTGACCAAAATCGAGAACAACCAGTTCAGCAATCAGCAGGACATTGCATTACACGAAACGATACAGCGGAAAGCCAGCCAGTTTGAAGAAATCTGGGAAGACAGTGAAATTTCGTATAGCCTTCAGGTATGCCACGCTTATATCAAAATGAATGCAGACCTGCTGGAAATACTGCTGAATAATATATTCAGCAATGCCACCCGACATAATAAACCAGGCGGCAACATTGCCATCTCGCTGGATACAAAGGTTGTCAGCATCTCCAATACCGGAACAGATACCGCCCTCGACAGAGAAAAGGTTTTTTCCAGGTTTTATAAAAATACCGTTAACAACGAAAATAACGGGCTTGGACTGTCTATTGTACGGCAGATATGTATCTCCTCCCAGATATCCCCTTCCTACGAGTATAGAGACGGGATGCATCATTTTTCCTTTAACTGGTAA
- a CDS encoding alpha/beta hydrolase, which yields MQNQTTIPVAPATPLDPATDPRIESNTKAFLNALNAGDGKPIEQLSPVDARAVLTGAQSSIQVDLSGVEVSEKNITHGGQTVKLHIVKPQGKTGILPVFMFFHGGGWVLGDFPTHQRLVRDLVVASEAAAVFVDYTPSPEAHYPVAINQAFAATQWVATQGGEIGVDSKRLAVVGNSVGGNMAAVIALKANEMKGPAIKLQVLMWPVTDANFNTDSYQEFATGRFLTKNMMKWFWDNYITDEKERRQIYASPLQATHEQLKGLPPAVVLTAGNDVLRDEGEAYARKMDEAGVAVTAMRYNGMIHDWGLLNPLATIPGTRSAMLMVGSELKKALA from the coding sequence ATGCAAAACCAAACCACCATCCCCGTTGCGCCGGCCACTCCGCTTGATCCGGCTACTGATCCGCGGATAGAAAGTAATACCAAAGCCTTCCTGAATGCATTGAATGCCGGTGATGGCAAACCGATAGAACAACTGTCTCCTGTAGATGCCAGAGCCGTTTTAACAGGTGCGCAATCATCCATACAGGTAGATCTGTCAGGCGTCGAAGTCTCTGAAAAAAACATTACCCATGGCGGCCAAACGGTCAAGCTCCATATTGTAAAGCCACAAGGTAAAACAGGGATACTGCCGGTGTTTATGTTCTTCCATGGCGGAGGCTGGGTACTGGGTGATTTCCCGACACATCAGCGCCTGGTGCGGGACCTGGTAGTGGCTTCAGAAGCAGCCGCTGTATTCGTTGATTACACCCCGTCTCCGGAGGCACATTATCCGGTGGCCATCAATCAGGCTTTTGCCGCTACGCAGTGGGTGGCCACCCAAGGCGGTGAAATTGGTGTGGACAGCAAAAGGCTGGCTGTAGTGGGCAACAGCGTAGGCGGTAATATGGCGGCCGTCATCGCACTGAAGGCCAATGAAATGAAAGGGCCGGCTATTAAACTACAGGTTCTCATGTGGCCGGTAACGGATGCCAATTTTAACACCGATTCCTACCAGGAATTTGCTACCGGCAGATTCCTGACTAAAAACATGATGAAATGGTTCTGGGACAACTATATCACAGATGAAAAAGAACGCCGGCAAATATATGCGTCCCCGTTACAGGCTACCCATGAGCAGCTGAAAGGGCTGCCGCCGGCAGTGGTGCTTACGGCCGGAAATGATGTACTGAGAGATGAAGGAGAGGCATATGCCCGCAAGATGGATGAGGCAGGGGTAGCAGTTACAGCCATGAGATACAATGGCATGATCCACGACTGGGGACTGCTCAATCCGCTGGCCACCATACCTGGCACGCGTAGTGCTATGTTAATGGTGGGAAGTGAATTAAAGAAAGCACTGGCATAA
- a CDS encoding alpha/beta hydrolase, whose amino-acid sequence MHKENIVTAGAELATAKKALIMIHGRGASAEDILGLSGHLNVADYALLAPQATNHSWYPQSFLAPPAQNEPWLSSALDILKKLVADIQREGIRQEDIYFLGFSQGACLTLEFITRNAGKYGGAVAFTGGLIGDKIYPENYQGTFEGTPVFIGTSNPDFHVPVERVKDTTGILRSMGAAVTERIYDNMGHTIIRDEIDLANELVFR is encoded by the coding sequence ATGCATAAGGAAAATATTGTAACAGCAGGAGCGGAGCTGGCAACGGCTAAAAAAGCACTGATAATGATTCATGGAAGGGGAGCTTCCGCAGAAGATATCCTGGGCCTTTCCGGTCATCTGAATGTGGCTGATTATGCTTTGCTGGCCCCTCAGGCCACCAACCATAGCTGGTACCCGCAGTCTTTTCTGGCGCCTCCGGCGCAAAATGAACCCTGGTTGTCTTCAGCATTGGACATACTGAAGAAACTGGTGGCAGATATACAGAGAGAAGGCATCCGGCAGGAAGATATTTATTTCCTGGGATTCTCTCAGGGAGCTTGTCTGACGCTGGAGTTTATAACAAGGAATGCCGGGAAGTACGGTGGTGCTGTTGCATTCACCGGTGGACTAATCGGTGATAAAATCTATCCTGAAAATTACCAGGGAACTTTTGAGGGCACGCCTGTTTTTATCGGCACCAGCAATCCTGATTTTCATGTGCCGGTAGAGCGGGTGAAAGATACCACCGGCATATTAAGAAGTATGGGTGCAGCTGTGACCGAAAGGATATACGATAACATGGGACACACCATTATCCGCGATGAAATAGACCTGGCGAATGAACTGGTATTCAGATAA
- a CDS encoding outer membrane beta-barrel protein, producing the protein MSLRKIVLSAILLLFIQFSFAQVSTSLKVIVQDAGGHQPLDRATIILTAADTQKNYATTFTDSTGIAILEHIPAATYRLTVGYAGYEPYQELVTIHTTDKGILEKAIQLRSGSKTLNAVEVTGKKQLVENKIDRLVYNVDRDVTSQGGMVTDVLRKIPQVTVDASGNVELLGNPSVQFLINGKPSTIFGTSIADALQTIPASQIQSIEVMSSPGSKYDAKGTGGIINIILIRNKTQGFSGSVNATAGSRLENGSVNLYYKANNLSVSGYFNGSAQLSSQTRTTTDRNATDSFSTNKYYLQQNGVNDFHRNSYQTGLGVEWDPTAKDNISFSLSYNHFGNSNEGVIQQYDNTRDINGRLLEETASIRNALSKVNNGSLDLSLDYRHKFKRDKQQLSIVLYSSNGNNQTSYSQTQHGINDQNIFSGSGSHNPGTDRLYSWAIDYAQPVTANFLLEAGLKSEMETLSSSAAVLSFNPADGGWAPDDKQSYTSVFKRQVYAGYVSGSMNLFQYLNVLAGFRWEYTTNHATYDKAGQTAIPDYSNAGPSLTIAHTFKNQQTLSFSYAYRLERPDYRDLNPFVNLADPHNITMGNPFLKPEIGNDFKLAYNRNFNNDNNLNIVLLYTHNSPDIKSYTTFHPEYTFGDAVYNNVNVTQRDNIASETRIGTNISGTIALGRIITIRPNVQLYRRETNNIHTSPSRMSGFEYRMNLNTSWQITKDLIAEAFGNYKSGIRWQGRQADFLSYTFAVKKQLFNNKGSIGIVAANPFAPYLKQRTIQETTNLNATSLLYIPYRSFGVNFMYKFGKIKVSKSKDAENFLTKPPVEN; encoded by the coding sequence ATGTCCTTAAGAAAAATAGTGCTGTCAGCAATACTGTTGCTTTTTATTCAATTCAGCTTTGCACAGGTTTCAACATCACTGAAAGTGATCGTACAGGATGCCGGCGGTCACCAGCCACTGGACAGGGCTACTATTATACTGACTGCAGCGGATACTCAAAAAAACTATGCCACCACTTTTACAGATAGTACCGGCATTGCAATACTGGAACACATTCCGGCAGCCACCTATCGCCTTACGGTGGGTTATGCCGGTTATGAGCCCTATCAGGAGCTGGTGACCATCCATACCACTGATAAAGGCATCCTTGAAAAAGCCATACAGCTGCGCTCCGGCAGCAAAACCCTCAACGCCGTTGAGGTAACCGGTAAAAAACAACTGGTCGAAAACAAAATAGACCGTTTGGTTTATAACGTAGACCGCGATGTAACTTCACAGGGAGGCATGGTAACAGATGTACTCAGGAAGATTCCCCAGGTAACGGTAGACGCCTCCGGCAACGTAGAACTGCTGGGCAATCCCAGCGTTCAGTTTCTGATTAACGGTAAGCCCTCTACGATTTTCGGGACCAGTATTGCCGACGCCCTGCAAACCATTCCGGCCTCGCAGATCCAGAGCATAGAAGTGATGTCGAGCCCCGGATCTAAGTACGACGCAAAAGGAACCGGCGGCATCATCAACATCATCCTCATAAGAAACAAAACACAGGGCTTCAGTGGCAGCGTAAATGCTACCGCAGGCAGCAGGCTGGAAAACGGATCTGTCAATCTTTACTATAAAGCCAATAACCTGTCTGTATCCGGTTATTTCAACGGTAGCGCGCAGCTAAGCTCCCAAACCCGGACCACAACAGACCGAAATGCTACCGACTCTTTTTCCACCAACAAATACTACCTGCAACAAAATGGTGTAAATGATTTTCACCGCAACAGCTACCAGACCGGACTGGGAGTAGAATGGGATCCTACAGCTAAAGACAATATTTCCTTCTCCCTTAGCTACAATCATTTTGGCAACAGCAACGAAGGAGTGATTCAACAATATGATAATACAAGAGATATCAACGGCCGCTTGCTGGAAGAAACAGCCAGCATCAGGAATGCCCTCTCCAAAGTAAACAACGGCTCTCTGGACCTTTCTCTTGACTACCGGCATAAGTTCAAAAGAGATAAACAGCAGTTATCCATTGTACTCTACAGCAGCAACGGTAATAATCAGACATCGTATTCTCAGACCCAGCATGGTATCAATGATCAAAATATATTTTCCGGCTCAGGCAGTCACAACCCGGGTACTGACCGGCTATACAGCTGGGCCATTGACTATGCACAACCCGTTACCGCTAATTTTCTGCTGGAGGCTGGTTTGAAGTCAGAGATGGAAACACTTTCCAGTAGTGCAGCGGTCCTCTCCTTTAATCCGGCTGATGGCGGATGGGCACCCGATGATAAACAGTCCTATACTTCCGTTTTTAAACGTCAGGTGTATGCTGGATATGTTTCCGGGAGTATGAACCTGTTTCAGTATTTAAATGTGCTGGCGGGCTTCCGCTGGGAATACACCACCAACCACGCTACCTACGATAAAGCAGGCCAGACTGCTATCCCTGATTACAGCAATGCAGGCCCATCCCTCACCATAGCACATACCTTTAAAAATCAGCAAACGCTTTCCTTTAGTTATGCCTATCGTCTGGAGCGCCCTGATTACCGGGACTTAAACCCATTCGTGAATCTCGCCGATCCGCATAACATCACGATGGGCAACCCTTTCCTGAAACCAGAGATCGGGAATGATTTTAAACTCGCCTATAACCGGAATTTTAATAACGATAATAATTTGAACATCGTGTTGTTATACACACATAATAGTCCGGATATAAAATCCTATACCACCTTTCATCCGGAGTATACCTTTGGCGATGCCGTATATAACAACGTGAACGTAACACAAAGAGACAATATCGCATCCGAGACGAGGATAGGCACCAATATCTCCGGCACCATAGCCCTGGGCCGTATTATTACCATCAGGCCTAATGTGCAGCTGTACAGGCGGGAAACCAATAATATCCATACCAGCCCTTCCAGGATGAGTGGTTTTGAATACCGGATGAACCTGAACACCAGCTGGCAGATCACGAAAGACCTGATTGCAGAAGCTTTTGGTAATTATAAATCAGGGATAAGATGGCAGGGCCGTCAGGCAGACTTTCTCTCCTATACGTTCGCTGTTAAAAAACAGCTGTTTAATAATAAGGGCAGTATCGGCATCGTGGCCGCCAATCCCTTTGCCCCGTATCTGAAACAGCGGACTATTCAGGAAACCACTAATTTAAACGCTACGAGCCTGTTGTATATTCCGTACCGGTCTTTTGGGGTCAACTTCATGTATAAGTTCGGGAAAATAAAGGTGTCCAAATCAAAGGATGCGGAAAACTTTTTAACTAAACCACCGGTAGAGAACTAG